The proteins below are encoded in one region of Dioscorea cayenensis subsp. rotundata cultivar TDr96_F1 chromosome 18, TDr96_F1_v2_PseudoChromosome.rev07_lg8_w22 25.fasta, whole genome shotgun sequence:
- the LOC120282160 gene encoding pentatricopeptide repeat-containing protein At2g06000, translating to MLLRGAPYLNVHRLLLPARRHLASGCATTDLWISKALATLFVVSPSPPALYLSSFSQVLDASIAFSALRRLSDSESAVNLFRTTQSTLKVSHFAASYRVLISILCCAGRLSDALNLFDEMTEKSLSFDGSFLGFLVDSCADSGHLDSALRLVCRASADFQFCLRAYHVNNLMNRLVAANRAKDAIFLFEEQLSSQGFNPDTCSFNVVIKGLCLLGDVDRAFEIYKKMASFGCVPDTFTHNSLVVGLCRANRIDGGREFLRRIQVDGLFLPNVITYTSLISGYCKLGRMKDALEVFDEMLSLEIKPSRITYNVLIDGYGKVCDMQSANSMYDRMILGGCQPDIVTFTSLIDGYCRCGLISDAMKLWHELVERELQPNAYTFAVVIIAFCKMNRLSEARELLNELNRRKDIVPRAFIYNPVIDGLCKAGKVDEANMTLMEMERKGCSPDKFTYTILIIGHCMKGRMVEAIQLFDRMVTSGCTPDHVTFGSLTSCLLKAAMPDEANRVMLMRERKIGLGCINSETGPSCLKPALSVSVAS from the coding sequence ATGCTACTCCGCGGGGCACCGTATCTAAACGTGCACCGGCTTCTCCTCCCCGCCCGCCGCCACCTCGCCAGCGGCTGCGCCACCACCGACCTGTGGATCTCCAAAGCCCTCGCCACCCTCTTCGTCGTCTCTCCTTCCCCTCCGGCGCTTTATCTCTCCTCTTTCTCTCAAGTCCTCGACGCTTCCATCGCCTTCTCGGCCCTCCGCCGCCTCTCCGATTCCGAATCCGCCGTCAATCTCTTCCGGACCACCCAATCTACACTAAAAGTCTCGCATTTTGCCGCCTCTTATCGTGTATTGATCAGCATTCTCTGCTGCGCCGGCCGTCTCAGCGACGCCCTCAACCTGTTCGACGAAATGACTGAGAAAAGCCTGAGTTTTGATGGTTCGTTTCTAGGCTTTTTAGTCGATTCTTGCGCTGACTCTGGTCACTTGGATTCGGCTTTGAGGTTGGTTTGTCGAGCTTCAGCGGATTTCCAGTTTTGTCTCCGTGCTTACCATGTTAACAATTTGATGAATCGATTGGTAGCTGCGAATCGTGCAAAAGATGCAATCTTTTTATTCGAAGAGCAATTGAGTTCACAGGGTTTCAATCCGGATACTTGCAGCTTCAACGTTGTGATCAAAGGTCTTTGCTTGTTGGGAGATGTCGATCGAGCATTTGAGATTTATAAGAAAATGGCGAGTTTTGGGTGCGTTCCAGATACTTTCACGCATAATAGTCTTGTTGTTGGGTTGTGTAGGGCCAACAGGATCGATGGAGGACGTGAGTTTTTGCGGAGGATTCAAGTGGACGGCCTTTTCTTGCCGAATGTTATCACTTATACATCATTGATTTCAGGGTATTGCAAATTGGGCAGGATGAAAGATGCACTTGAGgtatttgatgaaatgcttAGTTTAGAAATTAAGCCTAGCAGAATCACTTACAATGTGCTTATTGATGGGTATGGCAAGGTTTGTGATATGCAATCAGCTAATTCAATGTATGATAGGATGATCCTTGGCGGGTGTCAGCCTGATATTGTTACATTCACTTCGTTGATCGATGGTTACTGCCGCTGTGGGCTGATTTCTGATGCCATGAAACTTTGGCATGAGTTAGTTGAGAGAGAACTTCAGCCAAATGCTTACACCTTTGCTGTTGTTATCATTGCTTTTTGCAAGATGAATCGTTTAAGCGAGGCCCGGGAGCTACTAAATGAATTGAATCGAAGGAAGGATATTGTGCCCCGTGCTTTTATCTATAATCCTGTGATTGATGGGTTATGCAAAGCGGGAAAAGTGGATGAAGCGAACATGACTCTGATGGAAATGGAGAGGAAAGGTTGTTCGCCGGATAAGTTCACTTACACAATATTGATCATTGGACATTGCATGAAGGGGAGAATGGTTGAAGCCATTCAACTTTTTGATAGAATGGTGACTTCTGGTTGTACTCCTGATCATGTTACATTTGGTTCTTTAACATCTTGTCTTTTAAAAGCTGCAATGCCTGATGAAGCAAATCGAGTTATGCTtatgagagagagaaaaataggtTTGGGCTGTATCAACTCAGAGACTGGTCCTTCTTGTTTGAAGCCAGCACTAAGTGTTTCAGTGGCTTCATAG
- the LOC120283041 gene encoding protein FIP1-like isoform X1, with translation MALERNPSAEENNMFLDILQEAPLSVHRQSLNVFASVVYCFVLAGCVVVAAGAPWIFLFISKLIPTLLCSCNVILLLITGIFQQYWAYQVKKVRLQGYYIFSQKLKHIAHLPFAVASYGTGVMLLVIVWQPHIRILSLSTALRIVLFVEAICAGCFMSLYIGCVHQYNSLNGQPDVLKSLYSALQPSSSLEDLSRYHDGGRLSDQQMALLQYQRENLHYLSEEVLRLQECLSKYERSEDGSTPQVDLAHLLAARDQELRALSAEMNQVQSELRLARSLIAERDSEIQQLHLTNNQYVKENERLRSILNEWSARAAKLERALEAERLSNIEVHKSSTKLQSHTTGQSPTR, from the exons ATGGCGCTCGAGCGGAATCCCTCCGCCGAGGAGAACAACAT GTTTCTGGACATTTTGCAGGAGGCTCCGTTGTCGGTTCATCGGCAGTCTTTGAACGTGTTCGCCAGTGTTGTGTATTGTTTTGTATTG GCAGGTTGCGTTGTTGTGGCTGCAGGAGCTCCATGGATATTTCTCTTCATATCGAAATTAATCCCGACTTTGCTTTGCAGTTGTAATGTTATTCTTCTCCTAATCACAG GCATATTTCAGCAATATTGGGCCTATCAAGTCAAGAAAGTACGCTTGCAG GGCTACTACATCTTCAGTCAGAAATTAAAGCACATTGCTCACCTTCCATTTGCTGTCGCATCATATG GGACTGGTGTGATGTTACTTGTCATAGTGTGGCAACCGCATATACGGATTCTGTCACTATCAACAGCATTGAG GATAGTTTTGTTTGTTGAAGCCATTTGTGCTGGATGTTtcatgagtttatatatag GTTGTGTCCATCAGTACAATTCCCTAAATGGTCAGCCAGATGTTTTGAAGTCACTCTATTCTGCCTTGCAACCATCCAGTTCATTGGAAGACTTGAG TAGGTATCATGATGGTGGACGCCTATCTGATCAGCAAATGGCACTTCTGCAATACCAGCGAGAAAACCTTCATTATTTAAGCGAGGAG GTTCTTCGTTTACAAGAATGCTTAAGTAAATATGAGCGATCTGAGGATGGAAGTACACCACAG GTAGACCTTGCTCATTTGTTAGCTGCTCGTGATCAAGAACTAAGAGCACTATCAGCCGAG ATGAATCAAGTGCAGTCAGAGTTACGACTTGCCCGCAGTCTGATAGCTGAGAGAGACTCCGAAATCCAACAGCTTCATCTAACCAACAACCAG TATGTCAAAGAGAACGAGAGATTACGATCTATACTGAACGAATGGAGTGCGCGAGCAGCAAAG CTTGAACGTGCATTGGAGGCGGAGCGTTTATCGAACATCGAAGTGCATAAGAGCTCGACGAAGCTGCAGAGCCATACCACCGGCCAGTCTCCGACACGCTGA
- the LOC120282469 gene encoding germin-like protein 3-1, whose product MQDPDLLMDYCVADVSRTPSFFFNGELCIDTSLVISNHFFTSSLSKPGMTGNIFGSNTTTTTTKNLPGSNAQGLTMARIDLAPGGIVPLHSHPRGAEVVILIKGTQVMVGFVETKENKLYVQQLRPGDVFVFPKGLDHFLLNLDGATSATAIAGLSSQNPGEQVVPWATFQSMPNIPDEVLEKTFKVSAQDIKRIRKNLGG is encoded by the exons ATGCAAGACCCAGACCTTCTCATGGACTACTGCGTTGCTGATGTATCAAGAACTCCATCATTCTTTTTCAATGGCGAGCTTTGCATTGACACATCCTTAGTCATCTCCAATCATTTCTTCACCTCTTCCCTCTCCAAACCAG ggaTGACAGGAAACATCTTTGGctcaaacacaacaacaaccacaacTAAAAACCTCCCTGGCTCAAATGCTCAAGGCTTAACAATGGCACGTATAGATTTAGCTCCGGGAGGTATAGTCCCATTGCACTCACATCCAAGAGGAGCTGAAGTAGTGATACTAATAAAAGGAACTCAAGTCATGGTAGGGTTTGTAGAAACAAAAGAGAACAAGCTCTATGTGCAACAACTTAGACCAGGTGATGTATTTGTGTTTCCAAAAGGGTTGGATCACTTCTTGCTTAACTTGGATGGTGCCACGTCAGCCACGGCGATCGCCGGATTGAGTAGTCAAAACCCCGGTGAGCAGGTTGTGCCTTGGGCAACTTTCCAATCAATGCCTAACATACCAGATGAAGTATTGGAGAAGACTTTCAAAGTTTCTGCCCAAGATATTAAGAGGATTAGAAAGAACCTTGGTGGTTGA
- the LOC120283041 gene encoding protein FIP1-like isoform X2, whose amino-acid sequence MALERNPSAEENNMFLDILQEAPLSVHRQSLNVFASVVYCFVLAGCVVVAAGAPWIFLFISKLIPTLLCSCNVILLLITGIFQQYWAYQVKKVRLQGYYIFSQKLKHIAHLPFAVASYGTGVMLLVIVWQPHIRILSLSTALRIVLFVEAICAGCFMSLYIGCVHQYNSLNGQPDVLKSLYSALQPSSSLEDLRYHDGGRLSDQQMALLQYQRENLHYLSEEVLRLQECLSKYERSEDGSTPQVDLAHLLAARDQELRALSAEMNQVQSELRLARSLIAERDSEIQQLHLTNNQYVKENERLRSILNEWSARAAKLERALEAERLSNIEVHKSSTKLQSHTTGQSPTR is encoded by the exons ATGGCGCTCGAGCGGAATCCCTCCGCCGAGGAGAACAACAT GTTTCTGGACATTTTGCAGGAGGCTCCGTTGTCGGTTCATCGGCAGTCTTTGAACGTGTTCGCCAGTGTTGTGTATTGTTTTGTATTG GCAGGTTGCGTTGTTGTGGCTGCAGGAGCTCCATGGATATTTCTCTTCATATCGAAATTAATCCCGACTTTGCTTTGCAGTTGTAATGTTATTCTTCTCCTAATCACAG GCATATTTCAGCAATATTGGGCCTATCAAGTCAAGAAAGTACGCTTGCAG GGCTACTACATCTTCAGTCAGAAATTAAAGCACATTGCTCACCTTCCATTTGCTGTCGCATCATATG GGACTGGTGTGATGTTACTTGTCATAGTGTGGCAACCGCATATACGGATTCTGTCACTATCAACAGCATTGAG GATAGTTTTGTTTGTTGAAGCCATTTGTGCTGGATGTTtcatgagtttatatatag GTTGTGTCCATCAGTACAATTCCCTAAATGGTCAGCCAGATGTTTTGAAGTCACTCTATTCTGCCTTGCAACCATCCAGTTCATTGGAAGACTTGAG GTATCATGATGGTGGACGCCTATCTGATCAGCAAATGGCACTTCTGCAATACCAGCGAGAAAACCTTCATTATTTAAGCGAGGAG GTTCTTCGTTTACAAGAATGCTTAAGTAAATATGAGCGATCTGAGGATGGAAGTACACCACAG GTAGACCTTGCTCATTTGTTAGCTGCTCGTGATCAAGAACTAAGAGCACTATCAGCCGAG ATGAATCAAGTGCAGTCAGAGTTACGACTTGCCCGCAGTCTGATAGCTGAGAGAGACTCCGAAATCCAACAGCTTCATCTAACCAACAACCAG TATGTCAAAGAGAACGAGAGATTACGATCTATACTGAACGAATGGAGTGCGCGAGCAGCAAAG CTTGAACGTGCATTGGAGGCGGAGCGTTTATCGAACATCGAAGTGCATAAGAGCTCGACGAAGCTGCAGAGCCATACCACCGGCCAGTCTCCGACACGCTGA
- the LOC120281961 gene encoding probable GTP diphosphokinase RSH2, chloroplastic produces the protein MSVPAIALYAGPPSHHPCQLASAAASHGSPDNDFNPRPPPPSSCSKPVATGGLSCLFSSSSPSPSARHFSGAVDEIGSLWHDRPDDLASSFSFKSRDPSPVSVLHGPSSRSPPSLWISRDWIGCDLRSGRERLINGFVTNALGSCLDYDSPSFPMPGGSDLDEEKEEEELAFNLEDGLDVATPMNLLARAQERHKIFFDELVIKAFYEAEKAHRGQMRASGDPYLQHCVETAVLLAKIGANATVVSAGLLHDTIDDSFIDYDYILRVFGAEVAGLVEGVSKLSQLSKLARENNTACKTVEADRLHTMYLAMEDARAVLIKLADRLHNMMTLDALPMVKQQRFAKETLEIFAPLANRLGVSTWKEQLENLCFKYLYPEQHKELSSKLVKSFNEALIALATEKLERALKDESVSYHVSGRHKSLYSIYSKMLRKRLTMDEIHDIHGLRLIVESKEDCYKALNIVHRLWPEALGRLKDYIVHPKFNGYQSLHTVVLSEDMLPLEVQIRTEEMHLQAEFGFAAHWRYKEGEHKHSSFVPQMVEWARWVLTWQCEAMNTDRIRPPCPFPSHAEDCPYSYTRQCNHDGPVFIIMLENDKMSVQEFPADSTVMDLLEKAGRGSPRLGPNSFPVKEELRPRLNHKMVSDPKMKLRMGDVVELTPAIPDKSLTQYREEIKRMYNRGLAVPIEGGWKS, from the exons ATGTCGGTGCCGGCGATCGCGCTTTACGCGGGACCGCCGAGTCACCACCCTTGCCAGCTCGCGTCGGCGGCCGCGTCTCATGGTTCACCGGACAACGACTTCAACCCCCGCCCTCCGCCGCCGTCCTCATGCTCGAAGCCGGTCGCTACCGGCGGCCTCTCATGCCTTTTCTCCTCCTCATCCCCTTCCCCCTCGGCTCGCCATTTTTCCGGCGCCGTTGATGAGATCGGCTCTCTTTGGCATGACCGGCCTGACGACCTCGCCAGCTCCTTCTCTTTCAAGTCCCGCGACCCCAGCCCTGTCTCCGTTCTCCACGGCCCCTCCAGTCGTAGCCCTCCGTCCCTTTGGATTTCCCGGGATTGGATTGGGTGTGATCTGAGAAGTGGAAGGGAGCGACTCATCAATGGCTTTGTGACAAATGCTTTGGGTTCTTGCTTGGATTATGATTCTCCAAGCTTTCCGATGCCCGGAGGCAGTGATCTTGatgaggagaaggaggaggaggagttggCTTTCAATTTGGAAGATGGTTTAGATGTCGCCACACCGATGAATTTGCTCGCCAGAGCTCAAGAAAGGCATAAGATTTTCTTTGATGAATTGGTTATTAAGGCATTCTATGAAGCCGAAAAAGCTCATCGAGGgcag ATGAGGGCGAGTGGTGATCCATACTTGCAGCATTGTGTTGAAACGGCGGTGTTGTTGGCGAAAATTGGTGCTAATGCCACCGTTGTTTCTGCCGGGCTTTTACATGATACAATTGATGATTCTTTTATTGATTATGATTATATTCTCCGGGTTTTTGGTGCTGAAGTTGCTGGTCTTGTTGAAGGG gTGTCGAAGCTTAGTCAGTTGAGTAAGCTTGCTCGGGAAAATAATACTGCTTGTAAGACTGTTGAAGCGGATCGATTACACACAATGTATCTCGCAATGGAAGATGCAAGGGCAGTTCTTATTAAGTTGGCGGACAGGTTGCATAACATGATGACTTTGGATGCGCTGCCTATGGTCAAGCAACAGAGGTTTGCAAAAGAAACTCTTGAAATCTTTGCGCCGTTGGCGAATAGGTTAGGTGTTTCAACTTGGAAGGAGCAACTAGAAAATTTGTGTTTCAAGTATCTCTATCCGGAGCAGCACAAGGAGTTATCATCCAAACTTGTTAAGTCATTCAATGAAGCCTTGATTGCCTTGGCTACAGAGAAACTTGAAAGGGCTCTCAAGGATGAAAGCGTGTCATACCATGTTTCGGGACGACACAAGAGCTTGTACAGCATTTACTCGAAGATGCTCAG GAAGCGACTAACCATGGACGAAATACATGACATTCATGGGTTGAGATTGATAGTTGAAAGCAAAGAAGATTGTTATAAAGCACTGAACATTGTTCATAGATTATGGCCTGAAGCTCTCGGAAGGCTTAAAGATTACATTGTCCATCCCAAGTTCAACGG GTATCAATCATTGCATACGGTTGTTCTTAGCGAAGACATGCTCCCTCTGGAGGTACAAATACGAACCGAAGAGATGCATCTTCAAGCGGAGTTTGGATTTGCTGCGCATTGGAGATACAAGGAAGGCGAACACAAGCACTCATCTTTCGTGCCTCAAATGGTAGAATGGGCCAGATGGGTCTTGACTTGGCAATGTGAGGCAATGAACACCGATCGAATTAGGCCACCGTGCCCGTTCCCTTCTCATGCGGAAGACTGCCCTTATTCTTACACACGGCAATGCAATCATGATGGTCCCGTCTTCATCATTATGCTGGAAAATGACAAG ATGTCGGTGCAGGAGTTTCCTGCAGATTCAACAGTAATGGATTTATTGGAGAAGGCGGGACGAGGAAGCCCGAGATTGGGACCAAACAGTTTCCCTGTGAAGGAGGAGTTGAGGCCGAGGCTGAACCACAAAATGGTCAGTGACCCGAAGATGAAGCTGAGGATGGGGGATGTCGTGGAGCTGACTCCGGCAATACCTGATAAATCTCTAACACAGTATAGGGAAGAGATCAAGCGCATGTACAACCGAGGTCTGGCTGTGCCGATCGAGGGAGGGTGGAAGAGCTGA